Proteins co-encoded in one Malus sylvestris chromosome 7, drMalSylv7.2, whole genome shotgun sequence genomic window:
- the LOC126629913 gene encoding uncharacterized protein LOC126629913: MSINRLHSILLLGTTTPHRRLLPPHSFISRAWFCSGRSFRNPIHMETDASCDAAVVGDSDLLLKKIDAIRDAGPAKLQVIADFDATLTRYRVNGCRGQSSHGLLQQENPEYDRKRQELYEHYHPLEFSPTIPLEEKTKLMEEWWGRTHGLLVEGGVTYDGIKQSVADSTIAFREGVVELFEFLEERDIPVLIFSAGLADIIEEVMRQKVHRLFKNVKIVSNRMEFDDNGRLLSFRGKTIHSLNKNEHALDMAGPLHDRLGDVDGPPYENASVKTRLNVLLLGDHIGDLGMSDGLNYENRISVGFLNDNVENSLDGYRKAFDMVYLNDAPMWGVVKLVSQLCPVGGD; the protein is encoded by the exons ATGAGCATTAATCGTCTCCATAGCATCCTCCTTCTCGGCACCACCACCCCCCACCGCCGCTTGCTTCCACCCCACTCGTTTATTTCCAG GGCTTGGTTTTGTAGCGGCAGAAGCTTCAGAAATCCGATCCACATGGAAACCGATGCTTCTTGTGACGCGGCGGTTGTGGGTGACTCCGACCTCCTGCTCAAGAAAATTGATGCTATTCGCGATGCCGGTCCCGCCAAACTTCAG GTAATAGCAGATTTTGATGCCACCTTAACCAGGTACCGGGTCAATGGTTGCCGGGGACAAA GTAGTCATGGCCTTTTGCAGCAGGAGAATCCGGAATATGATAGGAAAAGACAGGAATTGTATGAACATTATCATCCGTTAGAGTTCTCCCCGACAATTCCACTTGAAGAGAAAACTAAGCTTATGGAAGAATG GTGGGGGAGAACTCATGGTCTCTTAGTTGAGGGTGGCGTTACATATGATGGAATAAAGCAATCTGTTGCTGACTCCACGATTGCTTTTAGGGAGGGTGTTGTAGAACTATTTGAGTTTTTGGag GAAAGAGACATCCCTGTTCTTATATTTTCTGCGGGACTTGCTGATATCATAGAGGAG GTCATGCGGCAGAAGGTTCACAGACTTTTCAAAAATGTGAAGATTGTCTCCAATCGGATGGAATTTGATGATAACGGTCGCCTCCTATCTTTCAGAG GGAAGACGATTCATAGTTTGAATAAAAATGAGCATGCTCTTGATATGGCCGGTCCCCTTCATGATCGATTAGGTGATGTAGACGGGCCACCTTATGAGAATGCCTCAGTCAAGACCAGGTTAAATGTCCTGCTTCTGGGTGATCACATTGGTGACCTTGGAATGTCTGACGGTTTGAACTATGAGAATAGAATATCCGTGGGATTTCT GAATGACAATGTGGAGAACTCTCTGGATGGCTATCGAAAAGCCTTTGATATGGTTTACCTG AATGATGCACCCATGTGGGGAGTCGTAAAGCTTGTTTCGCAACTTTGTCCAGTTGGAGGTGATTGA